CGCGGATGAGACGGCCGCGCCCATGGAGGAGGGCAAGCGGCTGACGCTGGCCCAGCGCATCATGCGCATGTCCATCGCGGAGAAGATCAAGCTGGCCACGCTGGGCAACAAGGAAGCCCGCACGGCGCTCATCCGCGAGACGAACAAGCTGGTGGCCGTGGCCGTCATTCGCAGCCCGCGCATCACCGATGGTGAGGTGCTCGCGTGCGCCGCCAACCGCGCGATGATGGATGACGTGCTGCGCGTCATCTACAGCAACCGCGAGTGGACGAAGAACCACAAGGTGAAGATTGCCCTGGTGAAGAACCCCAAGGTTCCGCTCACCGTCACCATGAAGTTCCTCAACTCGTTCCGCGACGCGGAGTTGAAGGACCTCAGCCGCGACAAGAACGTGCCGGCGGCCGTGCAGAGCTTCGCGAAGAAGCTGCACGAGAAGAAGACGGCCCCGAAGAAGCAGGGCTAGGGGGATGCGGCGCCCCGGGCTCGCATTGCGCCCGGGGAGACGGCGCGCGGTGTCTAGGCCGCGGCCTCGTTGGCGTCGTCCTCCGCCACGGAGGAGGCGGGCTCGTCCAGGAGCTGCTGGGCGATGGCGAGCGCCTTCTTGGTCTTCTCGCGCAGCTTCTCCTCGCCCTTGATGCGGGCGTAGAGCCGCGTGACGCGCTCCTCGTTGCGGGCCGTGGCGGTCTCCAGCTCGGCGATGCGACGGCGGAGCTCGTCGGCCTCTTCGGTGGCGCGGGTGCTCTGCTCGGACAGCTCGACCTGGGCCTGACCTACCTGGACACGCAGCTCCTCGGCCTCGTGCTGCGCGGCCTCGACCTGCGTCCGGAGGCTCTCGGAGGCCTCCTGCGCGGCCTGGACGTCCGCCTCCAACTGACCGGCGCGCGAGCGCAGCTCTTCCAGCTCGGTGGCGTAGGCGTGCGCCTGGGCCTGGTGCTGATCCAGCTCCGCCTGGAGCGCGGTGAGCTGCGCCGAGGCGCTCCGGGCCTCGTCCTTGGCGGCGGCGAGCTGCTGGTCCACGCGCTTGCGGTCCGCGGTGAGCGAATCCGCCCGGGCGCTCAGCGTCTTGAGCTGGGCGTCGCGCTGCGTGAGCTCGGACTCGGCGGTGCTGGCCTTCTGCTCCAGCTCCAGGCTCTGGTCCTTGAGCTCGAGAATCTCCTGGTCCTTCTGGTTGAGCTCCGTCTTGAGGCGGAGGATCTCCTTGTCCTTCTTGTTGGCCGCGTCGCGAAGGGCGAAGGTGTCCTTGTCGTTCTTCCCGGAAGACGCACGGGCCGTCTCCAGCTCGGTGCTCTGGGTCTCCAACTGCGCTTCCAGATCACGCACGCGGTCCTCGGCATGCGTCGCGGCGCCGCGCGAGTCGTCGAGCTCCGCCTGCAGCTCGGCCACCTTCGCGCGCAGGGTGCGCAGCTCCGCGGCATCCGCGGCGGGCGCGATGGAGATGGGCGGCGGGGCAGGGCGGGCCGCGGGCGGCGGACGGGGCGCGGCCACGGGGGGCGGCGCGACGGCGCGCGGCGGCTCCGGCGGCGGAGCGACCGGCACCGGCGTGATGAAGCCAATCACCGTCTTCTCGGAGTCGTCCAGTCCATCCAGCACGTCCTCCGCGTCGTCGGTGCCCAGGGAGTCCAGCGTGGAGAAGTCCTCTTCGATGCCCTCCACCACGGCCTCGGGCGGGGCGACGACGACTTCTTCCTCGAAGGACGGCGTCTCCTCGGGGGTGGACAGGTCGCCGAAGGCGGCGTCGAGGTCCAGCTCCTCGCCAGTGACGGGCGGCTCCTCCGCGGTCTCGACGGAAATCTCCTCGCCGAAGTCCGCCGTCATCGGCTCATCGCCGAGCGCGTCCAGCGTGAGGCTCTCGTCGACGACATCCTCGGTGACGGGCAGCTCGGGGAAGCCAATCAGCGTGCCCGCCGCGTTCGCGAGCTGCTCGGCGTCCACCGGCTTGGCGACGTACTCATCGGCGTGCGCCTTCAGCTTGCGGTGCTGCGCGAAGCCGTCCGGATTGCCGATGATGACAATGGGGACGTTCTTGAGGTCGTCGTCCTTCTTCAGCTTGCCGCAGATGAGGTAGCCGTTCTGTCCCGCGGACAGGTCCACCGCGAGCACCACGAGGTCCGGCCGGTCCCTGCGGATCTGCTCCACGCTGCCCTTGCCGTCCGCCGTCTCGTCGACCGAGAAGCCCCGGCCCTCCAGGGCCGAGCGCAGGGAGGCGGAGAGAGCGGTGTCGCTTTCGACAATCAGGATTTTCTTCGACATGGAGGGACGGCCCGTCCTGGTATGCGGCGCGCGCAAACGCCCTACCGGCCGCGACGCGCAAGGAGAAAAGATGCGTCGAGGCTATCGGCCATGCGCGGGAGCGTCAATGTTCGGACCGGGCGGAATTCCGGCTGCTTGAGCAGCGAGCGAGCGCCGTCACACAGCAGACGTTTCACCGCAACAGGCTGCTACGGATGCGGGTACGTCGCCGGTTCAAAGGAGAACGCGGGCCGCGAGTATTGCGGACGCGGCGCGGGCGGCAGCGAGAAGAGCGGCTCTTCGGGTTCGCGCGGAGCCTTGCGCGCCAGCTTCTCACCGCTGTCTCGCTCGGCGAGCATCCGGCGGATGTCGCCTTCGTCCATGTCCGTCACCATCTCATAGACGATTTCGTCATCACGCCAGGTGACCACGTTGAAGCCCTGCGCGGAGTCCACTTCCACGGCCTGCAACGCCTGGAGTCGCGGGATGGCGGCTTCGCCTTCACCGGGGAGCACGAACACACCCAGCCGGCGGCGCGGTTCATCGTCGGTGTCCGGCAGCGTCTCGTAGCTGATGTACGCGACCTCGCGGCCGTTGAGGATGGAGATGCGGCCGCCCAGCGGCTTGGCCTTGGGAATCTGCGGCACGGTGATGCGCGGATCCACCTTGTCCTTGAACCACTCCTCCACGTGCTCGGGCGTGTTGGACGCGATTTCGAAGGGGAGCGCCTTGCTCTTGCTGTGGCGCTGCACGGCCTCCGCGCGCGCGGCGCTCAGGCGCTGTTCGGTATGGAACGCGGCCCAACCTCCGCCGACCGTCACCACCACCAGCACCATGGCCCCCGCGCGCAGCCACACGCCAAACTGGGCGCGGCGCTGCTCCTGCCTGAGGCCACCCTGGATGCCAGCCCGGAGCGAGGCGGGAGCCCGCATCCCTGAAACGGAGTGGCGCGCGGCTCGCCGCAGCGCCTGTCGCATCTGCTGCTCTTCCTCCGCGCAGCGCCGACATTCAGCGCACCCGGACAGGTGGGTTTCCACGTCCATCCGCTCCTCCGGCTGGAATTCGCCGTCGAGGTACGGATACAGCAGGCGTTCGAGATCCTGGCAGTTCATGGGGCGCGCTAGGAACGGGTTTCTACCCCGTCTTCTTCCTGTTGCGATACTCTTCCAGGTCCGCGGGCGCGTTCACCGGCTCTCCGTCATGCCGGAAGACACCCTGGCCCTCCGCGTACTCGCGCAGGTTCTTCTGCAGGAGCTTGCGCCCACGGAAGAGGCGGCTCATCACCGTGCCCACGGGGCACTCGAGAATCTCCGCGATCTCCTTGTAGGAGAACTCCTGGAGGTCCGCGAGGATGACCACCAGCCGGAAGTCGATGGGCAGCGAGTCGATGGCCCGCAGCACGTCGTCCGACAGGAGCCGGTCGAAGAAGTACTGCTCCGGGTTGGCCGCGAAGTCCGTCGCGTCACGGCTCACGAAGCGCTCGTGGACCGCCTCGCGCTCCACGCCTTCCACCACCGTGCGCTCCTTCACCTTGCGCCGGTACCGGTTGATGAACGTGTTCGTCAGAATCTTGAAGAGCCAGGCCTTGATGTTCGTGCCGCGCTCGAACTTGTCGAAGAAGCGGTAGGCCCGCATGCAGGTGTCCTGCACGAGGTCCTCGGCGTCGCGTTCGTTCTTCGTCAGACGCAACGCCGCCGAGTAGAGCGGATCGAGGTGCGCGAGCGCCAGCTCTTCGAATTCCTGCTTCGTCCGGTTGGGTTGCCTGAAATCCAACATATCCCGCCTTCCAAGGGCCCGAAACAAATGGGGAATGAGTTGTCGCTTACCCGCCAAATGTATGCACGGGAACAACCAGGGCAACAACGGCATCCCACGACACCCGCCCGCACGCCCGCTTCGGGAATACACGACGCGGGACGGGGAAAGATATTCCCCACATCAGATAACGGACGGGGAGGCCGGATGTCGCCATCCGAGCCTCCCCGCCTGAAACCGCGTCGTCTGCCTGCTTGCTGAGCTTACTTGCGGCCGGCCAGCGCGTCCGCCAGCGGCATGTAGGGGTAGCCCATGTCCTTCGCGACGGCCTCGTAGGTGACGTGGCCGTTGTAGGTGTTCACCGCCAGCGCGAGGGCGCGGTCGGCCTTGATGGCCTCCACCAGGCCCAGGTCGGCGATCCTCCGCGAGTAGGGGCGGGTGACGTTGGTGAGGGCGTAGGTGGACGTCTGCGGCACGGCGCCCGGCATGTTGGCGACGCAGTAGTGAACGACGCCGTGGACCTCGAAGGTGGGGTTGTCGTGGGTGGTGGGCTTGCAGGTCTCGATGCAGCCGCCCTGGTCCACCGCCACGTCCACCACCGCGGAGCCCGGGGTCATCTCACCGATGAGGGCCTCGGAGACGAGCTTCGGGGCCTTGCCGCCGGGGATGAGCACCGCGCCCACGACGAGGTCCGCCTCGCGCACGCTGCGGGCGATGCTCTCCGAGTCGGACGCCAGCACGCCCACGCGGCCGAGGAACACGTCGTCCAGGTAGGTCAGGCGCTCCATGTTGACGTCGAGGATGGTGACCTCGGCGCCCATGCCCACCGCGACCTTGGCGGCGCACAGGCCCACCACGCCGCCGCCGATGATGGTGACGCGGCCGCGGCGCACGCCGGGCACGCCGCCCAGCAGGATGCCCTTGCCGCCGTGGGCCTTCTCCAGGCACTTGGCGCCGACCTGGATGGCCATCTTTCCGGCCACCTCGCTCATGGGCTTGAGCAGCGGCAGGCTGCCGTCATCCAACTGCAGCGTCTCGTACGCGACGGCCGTGGCCTTCTTCTGAAGGAGCGTCTTGGTCAGCTCCGGGTCCACGCCGGCCAGGTGGAAATACGTGTAGACGATCTGGCCGGGCTGGATGCGCGCGTACTCGGGCGCGATGGGCTCCTTGACCTTGATGATCATCTCCGAGCGCTGCCAGACCTCGTCCGCGCTGGAAACGATTTGCGCGCCAACGCGCACGTACTCCGAATCGGGGATGCCGGAGCCCACGCCGGCGTTCGTCTCGATCAGGACGGTATGGCCCGCGGCGGTGAATGCGCTCACGCCTGCTGGGACCATGCCGACGCGGTACTCGCGGGTTTTGATCTCCTTGGGAACTCCGACGATCACGACTGCCTCCGAGAGGGGGACGTAAAAAAGCGCGCGGACCCTAACGGGGGCCCCGAGGGGAATCAAGGTGCGCTCGGACAGCCCTTCGCGGCGGGCGAACGCGCCGAGCGCCCTCCGCGAACATGACGCGAGGCGTTGGATGCGATGCGTGATGAAGCGCGCGCGGCTCGTGTTAGTTACCAGGGACATGACGTCTGCCCCGAAGCTCCTATTCGCGGACCCCAAGGGACGGGTGATGGAACACCCGTACCTGCTCGCCACGCTGCGCAGCGGTGAAGAGCTCGTCCCTCCGCAGGACAAGCCCATCGCGCTGCCGTCCGCCGGGCGGCTCGTCCATCTTCCGGGCAGACTGCCCGTGGGCCTCCACCCCGAGACAGGCGAGCTGGAGCTCGTCCGGGAGATGAAGGTCGGCGGCAAGGCGTTCGTGCCCAACGCGGTCGGCGCGTTGCTGCCGCCGGGCTACACGCGGACCTTTCTTCCGGGCGAGGTGAAGGGGAGCGGGCCGGTGCTTCCGCAGTGGGCGTACACCGCCGCGGCGTGGGGCAAGGACGGGCCGGTGGCCTGGGCCATCCATACCGACCGTCGTTCGCACTGGGATCCGGAGCGCTTCTCCACGCCGGACATGAAGGACCTGGTGGCGAAGCACATGGAGCGCTTCCCGGACAACCGCGTCCTCAAGCAGCTCAAGACGTGCGCGATGCTCTACCGGTGCTTCACGTCGCAGAACACGTTCTACGTGCGCGACGAGGCGGCCATCCCCGCGTCTGTCATGTGCAACGCGCGCTGCGTGGGCTGCATCTCCGACCAGCCCGCGGATGGGCCTCCGGCGTCGCACGAGCGCATGGATGACGGGCCCACGGGTGAGGAGATGGGCCAGATTGGCCTCTTCCATCTGGAGCACGCGCCGGGCCGCACGATGGTGAGCTTTGGCCAGGGGTGCGAGGGCGAGCCGCTCACGCGCTGGAAGCAGATCGCGGAGGCCATCCGCTACATGCGGGCGCGCTCGCAGGCGGGCTCCATCAACATCAACACCAACGCGAGCCTCACGCGTGGACTGGAGGCCTTGTTCGACGCGGGGCTGGACGCCATCCGCGTGTCGCTGAACTCGGCGGTGAAGGACCTCTACGAGGCCTACTACAAGCCGGTGAAGTACGGCTGGGAGGACGTGGAGGCGTCCATCGCGCTGGCGCGTGAGCGCGGTGCGTACCTGGCGCTGAACCTGCTGCTGTTCCCCGGTGTCACCGACCGCGAGGGCGAGGTGAAGGCGCTGGAGCGGCTGGTGAAGAAGTACCGCGTGGACCAGGTGCAGACGCGCTCGCTGTGCATCGACCCGTTGCAGTACCTGGAGGTCGCGCGCGAGCGCGGCGCGGGTGGCGAGCCGGTGGGCATCCGCACGCTGCTTCAGCGGCTGAAGGCGGCGCGCCCGGGACTCATCGTCGGCAACTTCGCGCGTGGACTCGAGGAGCGCGAGAACGCGGCGGGGGCTCGGTAGCGCGCCCTGGGGTGCGCCGGCTCGACCCACGAGGGGAGCCGGCGCGGAACCTTCCGAACTACTCGTTCCCGGTGGGCATCAGCTCCTTGGCCACCAGGTTGCCCATCACCGCGTCCTTCGGGATGTAGCCGTCGGCGCCCGCCTCGCGGCAGATGCGCTGCAGCTCCTCGACGTTCTCACCCGAGCACAGCAGCACCTTGATGCCCTTGAAGAGGCTGTTGCTCTTGATGAAGCGGCAGAACTGCTCGCCGTTCACGTTGGGCATGCGCACGTCCAGCAGCACCAGGTCCGGGCGCGTCTGCTTCTTGAGGATGATCTTCGTCGCCTTGTCGGCCGTGTCGGCGACATGCACCTCGAAGCCCTTGGCCACCAGGTCCGCTTCGATGATG
This genomic window from Myxococcus hansupus contains:
- the ald gene encoding alanine dehydrogenase — encoded protein: MIVGVPKEIKTREYRVGMVPAGVSAFTAAGHTVLIETNAGVGSGIPDSEYVRVGAQIVSSADEVWQRSEMIIKVKEPIAPEYARIQPGQIVYTYFHLAGVDPELTKTLLQKKATAVAYETLQLDDGSLPLLKPMSEVAGKMAIQVGAKCLEKAHGGKGILLGGVPGVRRGRVTIIGGGVVGLCAAKVAVGMGAEVTILDVNMERLTYLDDVFLGRVGVLASDSESIARSVREADLVVGAVLIPGGKAPKLVSEALIGEMTPGSAVVDVAVDQGGCIETCKPTTHDNPTFEVHGVVHYCVANMPGAVPQTSTYALTNVTRPYSRRIADLGLVEAIKADRALALAVNTYNGHVTYEAVAKDMGYPYMPLADALAGRK
- a CDS encoding response regulator: MSKKILIVESDTALSASLRSALEGRGFSVDETADGKGSVEQIRRDRPDLVVLAVDLSAGQNGYLICGKLKKDDDLKNVPIVIIGNPDGFAQHRKLKAHADEYVAKPVDAEQLANAAGTLIGFPELPVTEDVVDESLTLDALGDEPMTADFGEEISVETAEEPPVTGEELDLDAAFGDLSTPEETPSFEEEVVVAPPEAVVEGIEEDFSTLDSLGTDDAEDVLDGLDDSEKTVIGFITPVPVAPPPEPPRAVAPPPVAAPRPPPAARPAPPPISIAPAADAAELRTLRAKVAELQAELDDSRGAATHAEDRVRDLEAQLETQSTELETARASSGKNDKDTFALRDAANKKDKEILRLKTELNQKDQEILELKDQSLELEQKASTAESELTQRDAQLKTLSARADSLTADRKRVDQQLAAAKDEARSASAQLTALQAELDQHQAQAHAYATELEELRSRAGQLEADVQAAQEASESLRTQVEAAQHEAEELRVQVGQAQVELSEQSTRATEEADELRRRIAELETATARNEERVTRLYARIKGEEKLREKTKKALAIAQQLLDEPASSVAEDDANEAAA
- a CDS encoding anti-sigma factor family protein, with translation MNCQDLERLLYPYLDGEFQPEERMDVETHLSGCAECRRCAEEEQQMRQALRRAARHSVSGMRAPASLRAGIQGGLRQEQRRAQFGVWLRAGAMVLVVVTVGGGWAAFHTEQRLSAARAEAVQRHSKSKALPFEIASNTPEHVEEWFKDKVDPRITVPQIPKAKPLGGRISILNGREVAYISYETLPDTDDEPRRRLGVFVLPGEGEAAIPRLQALQAVEVDSAQGFNVVTWRDDEIVYEMVTDMDEGDIRRMLAERDSGEKLARKAPREPEEPLFSLPPAPRPQYSRPAFSFEPATYPHP
- a CDS encoding radical SAM protein, whose amino-acid sequence is MTSAPKLLFADPKGRVMEHPYLLATLRSGEELVPPQDKPIALPSAGRLVHLPGRLPVGLHPETGELELVREMKVGGKAFVPNAVGALLPPGYTRTFLPGEVKGSGPVLPQWAYTAAAWGKDGPVAWAIHTDRRSHWDPERFSTPDMKDLVAKHMERFPDNRVLKQLKTCAMLYRCFTSQNTFYVRDEAAIPASVMCNARCVGCISDQPADGPPASHERMDDGPTGEEMGQIGLFHLEHAPGRTMVSFGQGCEGEPLTRWKQIAEAIRYMRARSQAGSININTNASLTRGLEALFDAGLDAIRVSLNSAVKDLYEAYYKPVKYGWEDVEASIALARERGAYLALNLLLFPGVTDREGEVKALERLVKKYRVDQVQTRSLCIDPLQYLEVARERGAGGEPVGIRTLLQRLKAARPGLIVGNFARGLEERENAAGAR
- a CDS encoding sigma-70 family RNA polymerase sigma factor, with product MLDFRQPNRTKQEFEELALAHLDPLYSAALRLTKNERDAEDLVQDTCMRAYRFFDKFERGTNIKAWLFKILTNTFINRYRRKVKERTVVEGVEREAVHERFVSRDATDFAANPEQYFFDRLLSDDVLRAIDSLPIDFRLVVILADLQEFSYKEIAEILECPVGTVMSRLFRGRKLLQKNLREYAEGQGVFRHDGEPVNAPADLEEYRNRKKTG